TGTTAAATTTTCAATCTGAGATCGTGGCACGGATTGGTGAACCTGCAGACATCGCCAGGCCAACATCTGCGCCACTCGGGGACAATATCGTTCCAAAGAAATCGTCGACTCGCGCCAACACTTCCTGGGGGCGCTGGGCACTTTGGACGCTGCGCCGCAGTTCTGCTCCGTTTCTGACGCCGTGCGTGAACCAGCTTGCGAACTGCTTCATCTTTCCGATGGCGCCGGGCATCTCTTCTTCCAATAGCATGGCATAGTAATCGCGAATTAGTTGATAGCGATCGGCGTCGGAAGGCTGATCATAATGACCGCTGCGTGCAAACGATTCCATCTGGCGGAAAATCCACGGATTGGTGGGCGCGGCACGGCCGATCATCACGGCGTCGCAGGCGGTATCGCAACGTAACCGGAGCGCGTCCTCCGGAGCCATCACGTCTCCGTTGCCAATTACTGGAATGTTGACAGCGTTTTTAACTTCCGTGATGATGTCCCAGCGCGCGCGCCCGCTGTATCCCTGGAGGCGAGTGCGCGGATGGATGGCGATGGCCTCCACGCCCGAATCTTCCGCGAGGCGCGCAACTTCCAGCGCTACAATTTCCTCGTCACTCCAGCCCGAGCGGATTTTGGCAGTGAAGGGAATACTGACCGCGGCCCGAATCTTCTGGAAAATGGACTTAAGCAGGGGCAGGTCGCGCAACAGTCCGGAGCCTCCGCACTTCACAACTTTTTTGGCGGGGCAACCCAGGTTCAGGTCGATGATGTCAAAGCCCAGATCTTCAATCATGCGGGCAGCAT
The nucleotide sequence above comes from Acidobacteriota bacterium. Encoded proteins:
- the dusB gene encoding tRNA dihydrouridine synthase DusB, which codes for MNSYPMLFQELLIRNVRIRPAHILAPMAGITDTVFRRFIKRLGGCGLIMTEFVSSEAMVRQNLRSRRYLFYAEEERPITAQIFGADPNHLADAARMIEDLGFDIIDLNLGCPAKKVVKCGGSGLLRDLPLLKSIFQKIRAAVSIPFTAKIRSGWSDEEIVALEVARLAEDSGVEAIAIHPRTRLQGYSGRARWDIITEVKNAVNIPVIGNGDVMAPEDALRLRCDTACDAVMIGRAAPTNPWIFRQMESFARSGHYDQPSDADRYQLIRDYYAMLLEEEMPGAIGKMKQFASWFTHGVRNGAELRRSVQSAQRPQEVLARVDDFFGTILSPSGADVGLAMSAGSPIRATISD